The DNA region tctatcatatcccccctttgtcgtctcttttccaatGTGAACAGtctcaatctttttaatctctcctcatagggaagctgttctatacccttaatcattttggttgcccttctttgtaccttctccaattctaatatatcttgaGATGGGAAGACCAGAACCAcccgcagtattcaaggtgagggCGTACCATGGAGttacatagaggcaatatgatatttactgtcttattatccatcTCCTTCCTGAAGATTctcaacattgtttgcttttttgactcccGTTGCATAccgagtggatgatttcagaagactagccacaatgactccaaggtctctttcttgggCGGTAACATCtaacttagaccccatcattttttatgtatagttggaattgtgttttccgatgtgcattactttgcatttatcaacattgagtttcagctgccattttgttgcccagtcacctagttttgtgagatccctttttaattcttcacagtcagctttggacttaagcatcctgagtaattttgtaatgTCTGCGAACTTTGCTACCTCCCTGTTCAtgccttttttcagatcatttatgaatatattgaacagcgttggtcccagtacagatcctgggGTGACCgccctatttacctctcttcactaTGAAaattatttattcctacccttcgtttcctgtcttttaaccagttactgatccatgagaggaccttccctcttatcccttgACTGCTTATTtgggcctttggtgagggaccttgtcaaaggctttatgAAAGTCCAAGTAAACTATATCCAGTGGATCACCCTTATCCAtctttgttgactccctcaaagaattctagtagactggtgaagcgtgatttccctttacaaaagccatgttaactcttccccaacaaatcgtgtttaTCTATATgcctgatcattctgttctttactatagtttcaatgaATTTGCTTAGTACTCAAGTTAGGCTCACTGGCCTGgcattgccaggatcacctctggagcctttttaaaaaaaaatcagtgttacattagctcttttcctgtcatctggtacagaggctgatttaaatggtaGGTTACATACCGCAgatagtaattctgcaatttcacatctgagttccttcagaactcttgggtgataccatctggccctggtgacttattaccgtttaatttatcaatttgttcccaaacctcctctagtgacacctcaatctgggacagttcctcagatctgtcacctaaaatagaatagtatcagagggtagccgtgttactctggatctgtaaaagcagcaaagaatcctgtggcaccttatagactaacagacgttttggagcatgagctttcgtgggtgaatacccacttcctcagatgcatgtaatggaaatatccaggggcaggtatatatatgtgtgctagcaagcaagctagagataacgaggtcagttcaatcagggaggatgaggccctgttctagcagttgaggtgtgaaaaccaagagaggagaaactggttctgtaattggcaagccattcacagtctttgttcaattctGAGCTGAcaccaactgctagaacagggcctcatcctccctgattgaactgacctcattatctctagcttgcttgctagcacacatatatatacctgcccctggatatttccattacatgcatctgaggaagtgggtattcacctacgaaagctcatgctccaaaacgtctgttagtctataaggtgccacgggattctttgctgctaaaataGAATGACTCAGATTTGGCAATCTCTCTCACCTCCTCTGCAAcaaagaccaattcaaagaattcatgtagcttctccacaacagctgtgccttccttgagtgctcctttagcaccttgatcatccagtggccccactgggaGCTtgcctggcttcctgcttctgatgtacttaattttttttttttttgctgttagctTGTCCGctttttgctagttgctcttcaaattcttcctGGGCTGCCGAATTCACTTCCTACTTGTCAGCCtttgtgctcctttctgtttttcttaggatctaacttccaatttttaaaagatgtctttttgtctctaaccacctTGTTTAGCCATGGCAGTATTTTTCCccatttgggatatacatttagcCTGAACCTCTATTAGGGTGCTTTAAAGTTCTCAGTGCCAAGCACAGTCTGTTTAGCTGATcccagagaagactgagaagcgACTTGATCACAACGTCTAAGCAACTTCACAGCAGCCAAACTGGGTACTAAAGGGCACTTTAATCTAATGGAGAaaagcagaacaagaaccaatggctgcaaGTTGGAGCCCGACACATTCCAgttagaaattaggcacaaatatttaacagtggaACAAACTCTCCAgggcagtggtggattctccacctccTGATCTCTTCCAGTCCAACCTGGCTGCCTTTTGGGAAGACGTTTCAGCCAAGCACAAGCGATTGGGTCCCTACAGGGGTAACCCTGGGGCAGTTCCCTGGCCTGTGACggagcaggtcagactagatgatctaacaggcacgtctggccttggaatcggAGAGAAATACAGGTTCTACCGCTGGAGTAACAGCCTCTCCCGTGTGCACAGCAGCCAGCCGCACAGGGGCACAGGCCCCGGCAGCCGGCTTCATGCAAAGGGCTGCAGGACAGCACAGCTGCATCCCCAGCGCACTGGGGTTCCCTGACTCAGCTCCACACCTCCAAGTTGCCCCATTGATTGGAGAGCTTTCCCCCCCACTTCAGCATCACGCCAACATAACAAACAGCCAGAGTGGCAGAGAACCAGGGTCTGTGTGGGGAGCTGAGCTGAGGCTGGCAGGTAGTGGGGGGGTCAGAGGGACATCTTTGAGGAGAGGCCTGTGAGTGAAGGGCACAGAGTGGGGCTCAGCTCAGCCTCattccccactccctggctgaaTGGGGGCTGGGCTCCAAGCCCCACGGGTAAGGAGGACAGCAGCACCCTAGGGCCCATTGTACTGGCACCAGGAGTGCTGCCAGACTCTGGAGGAAGCTGGGCCCTGCGCCTTTTTGGCCTGGGCCTCTGTGGAAGTGCCCAGGCTCCAGTGAGGGTGAAGCCCCCAGAACCTCACCGCTGGGGGTCACCAAGCTGACTGTCCCCAATGCATGCTGGGACCCAGAGTCTCCATGGGCTGCATGTCCATCTCTCGAAGGATTCTCCCCCTGTATGCCCATTAGCTGCGACTGGCAAGGGCTGGCAAGCAGATGCACCTGGGCCCAGTGATTCCCACAGCTGCTCTGAGACTGGGCCAGGAAACGACCACTCCCTGCACCTTCCCCCAGCCATGGCACTGGGACAGGCTGGAGCCCACAgggttggggaggggcagagtggcaCCTGGTCTGGCACAGGAGGCTGCCACCGCCACACTCACCCGCCCTCGGGTTTTCCCAAGGCACAGACTGTTTAGTTTCATTAGAGACCAACTTGAATttgttccccaccccctgcagtcaCATATACAAGTCTCTGATGCAGATGAGCCACGGACGGGGCCAGACCGAAGCCAAGGTGAGACCCAGGCCCCACCAACGCTCTCACCCCCCACAGTGCACACCAAAGCCatgaccccaccccccatcccacctctCTGCCAGCAGGACATCTGCCCAGCCCACCTGGCTCcctggcagccctgccccccatccatACAGCCCCCAGGGGCCAATTGACCAAATCCTTGGGAGAGGGGCGCACTTCCCAGCAGGGGAGAatcccagcagcagagccccatGTTCTCCCCAGACCCTAAGTTCATTGGGTGCCAGCTGCATTCCCaggtctgcagcagcagcagcagacggGCCGTGTGCTGGCGCATTAGACCTTCTTccgctgaggcctcaccctgggGAACAGctaagggaggagagagagagaaaaacagtgtgagcttccccacagcagtgccctgccagggGTCACGACGCCgcgagcttccccacagcagtgccctccCAGGGACCGCAGCGCCGCAAGCTTCCCACACAGCAGTGCCCTCCCAGGGACCGCAGCGCCGCAAGCTTCCCACGCAGCAGTGGCTATTGGTCAGTCGTGGTCAGAAGCCTGCCAGTGTTCAAGGGTCCACAGCTCAACCAGTGAGCCTGCCCGTCCCCCAGATCCTGGCTGGAACTAGGGCTCAAGGGACTGGCCGGCTCCCAGCCATGGAACTGAAGTGAAATTGCCATTCTTCTCTGTCTCGTGGCTGCAATTTATTGAACAGCTCAGaactcttgtcaatttcacagctccattTCGGGAGCACCATAGTCTGGTCTTTCTGAAACCAATTTTTCAGGGCTCTCTGGTACACCAGGGAATTTTGGTAAAATGTATTTTCTGAATCTGATCCAAAGCAAATTAGAAAATATCAAAGCTTCAGGCGAACTGAAATCCCCAGGCCTTGGGCCAAATGCACACCAGCACAGCTAGGTCCATCGGGGGGGCGTGTAAAACCACCCTGGCCAGTGACCCAGCTCCGCCGGCAATGCCCCGTGTGCAGACAGCATTGTTGCCGGAGGCTGGGAAGGTTCAGATTCTAGGGCTCGGGGAGATGGTGTTCCTAAGGCAGCAGGACTCGTCCTATTGTCAGCATAAGCTGCGTCTGCACTAGGGGCTCTGCTGCCATAGCACAGGTCCCCAAAGTgtgggacacccccccccggggGGAGGCATGAATGAACATCCAGGGGGTGCAGCGGGGTCCAGGCCAGCCCCCCTTTCAGGGGGGGTAGTGCTACCcaaccctgctccactcccagctctgatccagccctgcctccagccacgTCCCTCGCTCCGACCCGGCCCTCTGCCCCATGGCAGCCCCCAGCCTTGACGGCTGCTCCATTCCCTGCCAGGCTCCCACCGTAGCCTGGCTGCAGGTGCACTTCTACTCCCAGCCTCGGCCccactccaggctccagcccccagacccacccccagccctgcccgctTAACCGGGGCCGcgtccccccctccccaagccacagccccggccccagctctgggagattGGAGGCACGGACGGGGCAAGGGGGGTTGCGTTTGGGGACCCGTGCGCTATAGGCTTTGCACTGAAGACATAGCCTACGTCAGGTCTGCTCCCAGGGGGTTCCTCCTCCAGCCCCGGTTCAGTgcccagcccttccccaccccgGTGAGCTCAAGGCAGGGCTCACCCCAAAGTAGTTCTTGGGCACGTAGCCCTCCTGGCCGTAGAGCGAGGCCCACCACCAGTCCAGTTCCTCCTGGCTGTCGCGCCGCAGCACGGTGACCGGCTCCCCCTCGCGGAATGACAGCTCGTCGCGGAATTCGGCGCTGTAGTCCCACAGCGCGTAGACCACCCCGTTGTTCagcagccccatgttctgctccacATCTGCAATGACAGCCCGACCGGGCCAGGGGACGTGAGCCAGACAACCACGGGGATGGGGGGAGGCGCACGAGCGAACCAGCTGCCACGGGCTTGGGAGGCAATAGCCAGCACCCTTCGGGGGAGGACCAAATCCCTCCATGGAATAACTCaccctcctggccccacccctcctACCAGCCACCGGGCTCCCCATAGCAgtgtcctgccccttcccccaggggcGGGGGCAAACCCTGGCCCctccaacagctgcccccacccacccctatGAAGTTGGCCCCCCTCACCGGCCAGGTAGTTGAAGCACTCGCTGTAGCCCTCGCGGTAGGGGTCGCACTTCTCCAGGGCCATGCTGCCGTCACTGAAGGTGGTGGTGAAGATGGCGGCTCCGTGCCGGATGAGGGCCATGCAGATGGCCGTGTCGTTGCAGGAGGCAGCGCAGTGCAGGGGAgtcctgggggcaggagggacaaGCTGACAGGCACCCAGGGCAGTGGAGGACTCTGCTGGAACCGTCAGCATGTGTCTGCACCAGTGGGCATGACGGAGACCTCGGGCAGGCAGCACTGGAGATAGGGACGGATCAGCACCCTGGGAAAGCTCTGCCTCCCCAACCATGCAcacagcacccacccacccacctcaaCTCTGCCCGTGAGTCTGAGGTGCTGAGGGCACAAGGCTAGGCCTGGCATGCTGCAAGCGAGAGGCAGGGTGCCGGGCTGGGCATCAGGCACTGGGTGATGGGGGGACATGGGGACTAGAGCAGTGCTCTGAGGTGCCAGGGCTGTGCAGCAGGACCTCAGGAGAGCAGGGATGGCGCTGCACATAGGGTGAGGGCACTGGGATGCTGGGGCAATGctggcaggcacagggctgcaTGACGGGGGGCCACAGGGCAGCGCTGGCAGGCACACGGCTAGGCACTGGGACATAGGGCAGCAGGCTGCATGGCAGGCGTGGGACCAGGCACTGGGAACAGGGTGCGAGGGCAGcactggcaggtgcggggcttgGCACTGGGATGCAGGGTGACagggcaggggtggcaggtgCAGGGCAAGGCACTGGGACCAGGATGCCAGGGCTGCATGGCAGGCATAGGGTGCCAGGGCACAGCTGGCATGCACAGGGCTTGGCACTGGGATGCAGGGTGCCAGGGCTGCATGGTAGGTGAGGGGCTAGGCACTGGGGCCTGGGTGctagggcagggctggcaggcgcAAGGCTTGGCACTTGGATGCAGGATGCCAAAGCAAGGCTGGCAGGCACGGGGGTTGGCACTGGGATGCAGGGTGCCAAAGCAAGGCTGGCAGGCGCAGGGGTTGGCACTGAGATGCAGGGtgtcagggcagggctggcaggcacgGGGCTTGGCACTGAGATGCAGGGTGCCAGGGCTGCATGGCAGGTGCGGGGTTAAGCACTGGGACCAGGGTGCCAGGGCAGCGCTGGCAGGCACCAGTGGGCACAAGACTGCACCATGGGTGCTGGCAGGCACAAGAGTGCAGGTTGGGTGCTGTGCGGGCAGGCGCTCACCATCCGTGGCTGTCCATAGAGTTGACGTTGGCGCCCACGGCGATGAGGAAGTCGACGATGTTGTGGTTGGCCCCGCAGATCGCGTTGTGCAGAGCCGTGATGCCCTCGTCGTTGGGCTGGCTCGGGTCGTTGAGCTGCGGGCCAGAGCTGGTGAACTCCGAAAACActgccaaccccccaccccagggctgtgccccctgctcccccccgcaCACCGGGCCCGTCCCAGGGACTGCGTCCATCCCAATCCACCAGAGCAGAGCAGGACACTCGCCATCTCCCCGTCCACTGCTGACAAAGGAGCCAGAGCAACCGCCCAGGGACCTGCCGGCAATGGGGTACAGGATGTGCTGGGCCTGCCCATGACAGCCCCTCTTTGGGGGGCCCCTTGGCTGATTCCTGTGGAGATCGTGGGCTGATGGGGGAGCAGCTTTGGCTCACCAGCCGCGGGCTGGAGTCTGTGTCTAGCTGCCCAGGCCCCAGCCAGACGAAGGGGAGCGGAGCAGCCACGTCCCCAAGCCCCGGCACCGGCCCCCAGCCATTGCCTCCTGCCCAGCCCGTGCTCAGCAGGCTGGGAGCCGCCTGGGGATTCTGGGGTGGATTTCAGTGGTCCCTGGCAGGCCATGTGGCTGCAGGGGAGTTGGCAGCTCTGGTGGTCCCTCccagaggggcggggcggggcagggcagcagcCTCACCTCATTCACTGCCTGCTGCACCACGTCCAGCTCGCCCGTCAGGGCCGcgtccagcagcagcaccagggggTTGAGCTGCACCCGTTTCCCCAGCCGCCGCCTCGGGGACGAGAGCTTGCGCAGCGCCGAGCGCTTCTCCTGCAGGCATGCAAGGGGCAAGGTCACGGTGTGGGCAGGAGGGGCCGGAGCTCAGGCTGCGCCAGCGAGTGGGGGGAGAGAGCTAGCTGACAGCTCCGTGGTGCACTGACAGTGTTGGGTGTCGGGGTGCCAGGGCTTGGGGGTGTGTCTCTCTGACAGCTCCGTGGTGCACTGACAGTGCTGGGTGTCGGGGTGCCGGGGTTTGGGAGTGTGTCTGGCTGACAGCTCCGTGGTGCACTGACAGGGCTGGGTGTCGGGGTGCCGGGGCTTGGGGACGTGTCTGGCTGACAGCTCCATGGTGCACTTACAGGGCTGGGTGTCGGGGTGCCGGGGCTTGGGGACGTGTCTGGCTGACAGCTCCATGGTGCACTGACAGGGCTGGGTGTTGGGGTGCCGGGCTTGGTGGTGTGTCTGGCTGACAGCTCCATGGTGCACTTACAGGGCTGGGTGTCGGGGTGCCGGGGCTTGGGGACATGTCTGGCTGACAGCTCCGTGGTGCACTGACAGGGCTGGGTGTCGGGGTGCCGGGGCTTGGGGACGTGTCTGGCTGACAGCTCCATGGTGCACTGACAGTGTTGGGTGTCGGGGTGCCAGGGCTTGGGGGTGTGTCTCTCTGACAGCTCCGTGGTGCACTGACAGTGCTGGGTGTCGGGGTTTGGGGGTGTGTCTGGCTGACAGCTCCGTGGTGCACTGACAGGGCTGGGTGTCGGGGTGCCGGGGTTTGGGGGTGTGTCTGGCTGACAGCTCCGTGGTGCACTGACAGGGCTGGGTGTCGGGGTGCCGGGGCTTGGGGACGTGTCTGGCTGACAGCTCCATGGTGCACTTACAGGGCTGGGTGTCGGGGTGCCGGGGCTTGGGGACGTGTCTGGCTGACAGCTCCATGGTGCACTGACAGGGCTGGGTGTCGGGGTGCCGGGGCTTGGGGACGTGTCTGGCTGACAGCTCCATGGTGCACTGACAGGGCTGGGTGTTGGGGTGCCGGGCTTGGGGGTGTGTCTGGCTGACAGCTCCATGGTGCACTTACAGGGCTGGGTGTCGGGGTGCCGGGGCTTGGGGACGTGTCTGGCTGACAGCTCCGTGGTGCACTGACAGGGCTGGGTGTCGGGGTGCCGGGGCTTGGGGACGTGTCTGGCTGACAGCTCCATGGTGCACTGACAGGGCTGGGTGTCGGGGTGCCGGGCTTGGGGGTGTGTCTGGCTGACAGCTCCGTGGTGCACTGACAGGGCTGGGTGTCGGGGTGCCGGGGCTGGGGACGTGTCTGGCTGACAGCTCCGTGGTGCACTGACAGGGCTGGGTGTCGGGGTGCCGGGGTTTGGGGGTGTGTCTGGCTGACAGCTCCATGGTGCACTGACAGGGCTGGGTGTCGGGGTGCCAGGGCTTGGGGACGTGTCTGGCTGACAGCTGCATGGTGCACTTACAGGGCTGGGTGTCGGGGTGCCGGGGTTTGGGGGTGTGTCTGGCTGACAGCTCCATGGTGCACTTACAGGGCTGGGCACCGGAGTGTCGGGGCTTGGGGGTGTGTCTGGCTGACAGCTCCATGGTGCACTGACAGGGCTGGGTGTCGGGGTGCCGGGGCTTGGGGACGTGTCTGGCTGACAGCTCCGTGGTGCACTTACAGGGCTGGGCACCGGAGTGTCGGGGCTGGGCGTCGAGGTGCCGGGGCTCTCCGTAACAGCCAGCTGAGGTGACGCTGTGGGTGCTGGTGGGCTCTGGGGCACGGGCGCCGGGGCAGGGCTGACTGGGGTTGCTGCCTTCAGCTCAGCTGTCTCAGTGATGAGTGGCAGGTCGTCTCCCGCCGACACTGCGTCCTCCTTGCGGCCCCGGTGATGGAAAAGGCGGCTGATGAGCTGCTGATATTGCTTCTTGTGAGCGGGCGGCAGCACAGGGCCGGGGCTCTGCTCCATGGAGCCGCGGCGCTTCAGAGGCCGGGGAATCTCTGCCAGCACCCGGGCCACCTCCTCGAACTCGGGCACCTTCTGAGCCTCGGGGGGCAGGACAGGCTGCAGGCGGGTGGGGCTCAAGGGGCGAGCCACCTCCTCCGCCTCTGCCGCCTCGCTGCCCCGCAGGATGCTCTCCAGCTCGGGCTCCGTGTCGCCCCCCGCTGGGGCCCCTCGCACGGGCTCCACTGGTGCTTCAAGGGCTGAGGCCCTTCCTGTTGCTGCCAAGAGACACGCCAGGTCAGCACTCCCAAACCCCCAACGCCAGTCAGCACCCTCAGACATGGGACAGCACCCCCCAGACTCAGACCCAGCACAGCACCCCTAACCCAGGGCAGCACCCTGAGACCCAGACCCCAGTCAGCACCCCCAGACTCAGACCCAGCATAGCACCCCCTAACCCAGGGCAGCCCCCTCAGACCTGGATCCCAGTCAGCACCCTCAGACCCATGACAGCACCCCTAGACCCATGACAGCACTTCCTTCCCCAGATCTGCAGGGGCAACCAGGGCAGCACCCAttccccagcccagcaccccaggcTCAGACCCCAGTCAGCTCCTCTAGACCCAAAAGAGCCAAGGCAGCACCCCCATCCCAGATCCACAGGGGGAACCAGGGCAGCACCCCCAGACCCTCACACCAGTCAGCACCCCCAGACCCAGGGGAACCAGGGCAGTACCCCTTCCCCAGACCCCAGGAAGCACCCCCAGACCCAAGGGAGATCCCCAAAACCTGCTCAGTTCCACACTTATCCGAACAGCTCGGGGGAGTCCCAGATCCACTACCAGCCCCCCGGCCCTTGCACATACTCAGCGCCCCCTCAGGGCACCCCATTGCTGAGTGTAGAGCAATTCCCCATTTCCCCACACGCTGGCCGGTGCTAGGGGTCTGACCTCACTCCCACCCTGGGGGGACCAGGAGACCATCaggccctgcagcagctgccctgggtcTCTCACCTTCAGTCCCCGATGGGGCCTGTCGCAGCGGCGCCTGGGCCGGAGAAGACGGCTGCTGGAGCTGGGTCTGCTTCTGCGGGGAGCGGAGGAAGATGGGGGAgcctggggccccctggggttggccCTTGGCACTGGAGGCCCCGGATGCCCAGAAGGCGTTTTGCAGCTTGAAGATcatggagaggggcaggggcttGTGGCGCGTCGCCCGCGTGCCATGTGGGCTGGGGGGCGGCATAGCGATGCGCGAGACGGGCTGCTGGGAGAACTGCCAGTTGCGGGGCAGGGTGCCCGTCTGGGTGGCGGGCAGCAGCCTGCGGAAGGAGCTGTCTGGTCTGCGCTCGCCGGGCAGCAGGGACACTTTGTAGTTGCGGGGCAGCGTGGCGCTGTGGATGGCGTAAGGCTGGGGGCGCTCGtcctggaggggagagagggggcgCTGTGAGCCGGCCAGGATCAGATGCAGTGCTGGAAACACCTCCCGCCCAGCAGCACAGGGGGACACCCAGCCATAAATCATTGCAGCTTCCACCCCTAGTCAGTTCCCAGCGCAGGGGCGAACTCAcgggcccagctggccccagaCCCTTCCCCCGTCACCCCAGATcaggcccagccctgcaccaGTGGCCCTagatcagacccatgggcccagTTAGCCCAGTATCTGACCTCTGGCTGGGGTCAGCTTGGCCTGATTCAGATGCAGAT from Gopherus evgoodei ecotype Sinaloan lineage unplaced genomic scaffold, rGopEvg1_v1.p scaffold_34_arrow_ctg1, whole genome shotgun sequence includes:
- the PPP1R13L gene encoding relA-associated inhibitor isoform X2, whose protein sequence is MAGEKIHGAQDLLDLSFQSLAMKHIDLKQAELDTAVAKVDELSKQLETLWTDSSGQTAGQPKVDRYGASPSHAPEPLRLATSPQLQYARKNLSLESTDSFISYYAETFSPTAACSPPAKAHPASPQSPFYLQGEPLERAQSPRPKVLPVSYDSLPLPSPKGRAPSPRSLWQAGATERLSFSRPVGRAGSPRLVPTPSEASAPQMFFPDRAMSPRPPHPPPYESHSLFPTGPSSFAPFRAQDDLVIRRRPQRSWNESDLDVAYEKKSSHSAGYERSDLHAGLRQAPAGLQLAPWRESSLDGAAGQGKDERPQPYAIHSATLPRNYKVSLLPGERRPDSSFRRLLPATQTGTLPRNWQFSQQPVSRIAMPPPSPHGTRATRHKPLPLSMIFKLQNAFWASGASSAKGQPQGAPGSPIFLRSPQKQTQLQQPSSPAQAPLRQAPSGTEGRASALEAPVEPVRGAPAGGDTEPELESILRGSEAAEAEEVARPLSPTRLQPVLPPEAQKVPEFEEVARVLAEIPRPLKRRGSMEQSPGPVLPPAHKKQYQQLISRLFHHRGRKEDAVSAGDDLPLITETAELKAATPVSPAPAPVPQSPPAPTASPQLAVTESPGTSTPSPDTPVPSPVSAPRSCQPDTSPSPGTPTPSPVSAPWSCQPDTPPSPDTPVPSPEKRSALRKLSSPRRRLGKRVQLNPLVLLLDAALTGELDVVQQAVNELNDPSQPNDEGITALHNAICGANHNIVDFLIAVGANVNSMDSHGWTPLHCAASCNDTAICMALIRHGAAIFTTTFSDGSMALEKCDPYREGYSECFNYLADVEQNMGLLNNGVVYALWDYSAEFRDELSFREGEPVTVLRRDSQEELDWWWASLYGQEGYVPKNYFGLFPRVRPQRKKV
- the PPP1R13L gene encoding relA-associated inhibitor isoform X4; this encodes MAGEKIHGAQDLLDLSFQSLAMKHIDLKQAELDTAVAKVDELSKQLETLWTDSSGQTAGQPKVDRYGASPSHAPEPLRLATSPQLQYARKNLSLESTDSFISYYAETFSPTAACSPPAKAHPASPQSPFYLQGEPLERAQSPRPKVLPVSYDSLPLPSPKGRAPSPRSLWQAGATERLSFSRPVGRAGSPRLVPTPSEASAPQMFFPDRAMSPRPPHPPPYESHSLFPTGPSSFAPFRAQDDLVIRRRPQRSWNESDLDVAYEKKSSHSAGYERSDLHAGLRQAPAGLQLAPWRESSLDGAAGQGKDERPQPYAIHSATLPRNYKVSLLPGERRPDSSFRRLLPATQTGTLPRNWQFSQQPVSRIAMPPPSPHGTRATRHKPLPLSMIFKLQNAFWASGASSAKGQPQGAPGSPIFLRSPQKQTQLQQPSSPAQAPLRQAPSGTEATGRASALEAPVEPVRGAPAGGDTEPELESILRGSEAAEAEEVARPLSPTRLQPVLPPEAQKVPEFEEVARVLAEIPRPLKRRGSMEQSPGPVLPPAHKKQYQQLISRLFHHRGRKEDAVSAGDDLPLITETAELKAATPVSPAPAPVPQSPPAPTASPQLAVTESPGTSTPSPDTPVPSPEKRSALRKLSSPRRRLGKRVQLNPLVLLLDAALTGELDVVQQAVNELNDPSQPNDEGITALHNAICGANHNIVDFLIAVGANVNSMDSHGWTPLHCAASCNDTAICMALIRHGAAIFTTTFSDGSMALEKCDPYREGYSECFNYLADVEQNMGLLNNGVVYALWDYSAEFRDELSFREGEPVTVLRRDSQEELDWWWASLYGQEGYVPKNYFGLFPRVRPQRKKV
- the PPP1R13L gene encoding relA-associated inhibitor isoform X3, whose amino-acid sequence is MAALAMKHIDLKQAELDTAVAKVDELSKQLETLWTDSSGQTAGQPKVDRYGASPSHAPEPLRLATSPQLQYARKNLSLESTDSFISYYAETFSPTAACSPPAKAHPASPQSPFYLQGEPLERAQSPRPKVLPVSYDSLPLPSPKGRAPSPRSLWQAGATERLSFSRPVGRAGSPRLVPTPSEASAPQMFFPDRAMSPRPPHPPPYESHSLFPTGPSSFAPFRAQDDLVIRRRPQRSWNESDLDVAYEKKSSHSAGYERSDLHAGLRQAPAGLQLAPWRESSLDGAAGQGKDERPQPYAIHSATLPRNYKVSLLPGERRPDSSFRRLLPATQTGTLPRNWQFSQQPVSRIAMPPPSPHGTRATRHKPLPLSMIFKLQNAFWASGASSAKGQPQGAPGSPIFLRSPQKQTQLQQPSSPAQAPLRQAPSGTEATGRASALEAPVEPVRGAPAGGDTEPELESILRGSEAAEAEEVARPLSPTRLQPVLPPEAQKVPEFEEVARVLAEIPRPLKRRGSMEQSPGPVLPPAHKKQYQQLISRLFHHRGRKEDAVSAGDDLPLITETAELKAATPVSPAPAPVPQSPPAPTASPQLAVTESPGTSTPSPDTPVPSPVSAPRSCQPDTSPSPGTPTPSPVSAPWSCQPDTPPSPDTPVPSPEKRSALRKLSSPRRRLGKRVQLNPLVLLLDAALTGELDVVQQAVNELNDPSQPNDEGITALHNAICGANHNIVDFLIAVGANVNSMDSHGWTPLHCAASCNDTAICMALIRHGAAIFTTTFSDGSMALEKCDPYREGYSECFNYLADVEQNMGLLNNGVVYALWDYSAEFRDELSFREGEPVTVLRRDSQEELDWWWASLYGQEGYVPKNYFGLFPRVRPQRKKV
- the PPP1R13L gene encoding relA-associated inhibitor isoform X1, with protein sequence MAGEKIHGAQDLLDLSFQSLAMKHIDLKQAELDTAVAKVDELSKQLETLWTDSSGQTAGQPKVDRYGASPSHAPEPLRLATSPQLQYARKNLSLESTDSFISYYAETFSPTAACSPPAKAHPASPQSPFYLQGEPLERAQSPRPKVLPVSYDSLPLPSPKGRAPSPRSLWQAGATERLSFSRPVGRAGSPRLVPTPSEASAPQMFFPDRAMSPRPPHPPPYESHSLFPTGPSSFAPFRAQDDLVIRRRPQRSWNESDLDVAYEKKSSHSAGYERSDLHAGLRQAPAGLQLAPWRESSLDGAAGQGKDERPQPYAIHSATLPRNYKVSLLPGERRPDSSFRRLLPATQTGTLPRNWQFSQQPVSRIAMPPPSPHGTRATRHKPLPLSMIFKLQNAFWASGASSAKGQPQGAPGSPIFLRSPQKQTQLQQPSSPAQAPLRQAPSGTEATGRASALEAPVEPVRGAPAGGDTEPELESILRGSEAAEAEEVARPLSPTRLQPVLPPEAQKVPEFEEVARVLAEIPRPLKRRGSMEQSPGPVLPPAHKKQYQQLISRLFHHRGRKEDAVSAGDDLPLITETAELKAATPVSPAPAPVPQSPPAPTASPQLAVTESPGTSTPSPDTPVPSPVSAPRSCQPDTSPSPGTPTPSPVSAPWSCQPDTPPSPDTPVPSPEKRSALRKLSSPRRRLGKRVQLNPLVLLLDAALTGELDVVQQAVNELNDPSQPNDEGITALHNAICGANHNIVDFLIAVGANVNSMDSHGWTPLHCAASCNDTAICMALIRHGAAIFTTTFSDGSMALEKCDPYREGYSECFNYLADVEQNMGLLNNGVVYALWDYSAEFRDELSFREGEPVTVLRRDSQEELDWWWASLYGQEGYVPKNYFGLFPRVRPQRKKV